From the genome of Aerococcus sanguinicola:
TCATCAATGGTAAAGAAGCAAAAAAAGAGAATAGGGAGGCTAAGCATGAAAACACTAATCAAGAATGGCTTAATGAATGGGCAGGCTAATGCGCTGGATCCGGTTGAACTCGTTATTGAGGATGGGCGTATCCAAGCTTTAGGCCAGGGCTTCGCGGAAGAAGCTTTTGACCAAGTCTTTGACGCTCAAGGGGGCTTAATCAGTCCCGGCCTAGTGGATGTTCACGTCCACTTCCGGGAGCCTGGTCAAGAACATAAGGAAACCATTGCTTCCGGGAGCTTAGCCGCAGCCCGGGGTGGTTTTACCACCGTCTGTGCCATGCCCAATGTAGACCCTGTGCCGTCTTCTAAGGAACGCTTGGACCATATGTATGACCTGATCAAAAAAGAGGCTAAAATCAAGGTCCACCAATACGCTACGATTACCAAGGGCCTCCGGTCGGATGAATTGGTGGACTATGAGGCTTTGAGCCAAGCGGGCGCCTTTGCCTTCAGTAATGATGGGGTAGGGGTCCAGACTGCAGGCACCATGTACCAGGCCATGCAGGAAGCTGCCAAAGTTAATAAAGCCTTGGTGGCCCATGTGGAAGATGATTCGCTCTTGTTTGGTGGGGTCATGAATGCGGGAGACCGTTCTGAGGAACTAGGCCTACCAGGTATTCTACCGATTTCAGAATCTTCACAAATCGCCCGGGACCTTCTCCTGGCAGAAGCGACCGGCGTCCACTACCATGTCTGCCATGTCTCAACCAAGGAGAGTGTGCGGGCCGTACGTCAGGCTAAGGCAGCGGGGATCCATGTGACCTGTGAAGTCTCTCCCCACCACTTGCTGTTAGCGGATGAAGATATTCCGGCTGATAACGCCATGTACAAGATGAATCCGCCGCTACGTTCAACTGCTGACCGCCAAGCCCTAATTGATGGGCTCTTGGACGGCACCATTGACTGTATTGCAACCGACCACGCCCCACATGCCTTCGAAGAGAAGAACCAAGGCTTCCTTAAGTCAGCCTTTGGGATTGTCGGCATCGAGACGGCCTTCCAACTGATCTACAGCTATTTTGTTGAAAGAGGTATTTTTACCCTCGAACAGGTGGTCAATTGGATGGCCCGCAAACCGGCAGAAATCTTTAACTTAGAGGCAGGCCAGCTAAAAGTTGGCAGCCCAGCTGACCTGGCTATCTTTGCCCTCGACCAGGAAAGTGAGATTAATCCCGATGACTTCCTCTCCAAAGGGAAGAATACGCCTTTTGCAGGCTGGAAGATCAAGGGAGAGACCCTAGCAACTTTCGTGGATGGGCAATTGGTATGGCAAAAGGAGGCCTAAAGATGGAAAGAATTTTATTACTTGAAGATGGCACATATTTTAGCGGACAAGCTTTTGGTGCCT
Proteins encoded in this window:
- a CDS encoding dihydroorotase, with amino-acid sequence MKTLIKNGLMNGQANALDPVELVIEDGRIQALGQGFAEEAFDQVFDAQGGLISPGLVDVHVHFREPGQEHKETIASGSLAAARGGFTTVCAMPNVDPVPSSKERLDHMYDLIKKEAKIKVHQYATITKGLRSDELVDYEALSQAGAFAFSNDGVGVQTAGTMYQAMQEAAKVNKALVAHVEDDSLLFGGVMNAGDRSEELGLPGILPISESSQIARDLLLAEATGVHYHVCHVSTKESVRAVRQAKAAGIHVTCEVSPHHLLLADEDIPADNAMYKMNPPLRSTADRQALIDGLLDGTIDCIATDHAPHAFEEKNQGFLKSAFGIVGIETAFQLIYSYFVERGIFTLEQVVNWMARKPAEIFNLEAGQLKVGSPADLAIFALDQESEINPDDFLSKGKNTPFAGWKIKGETLATFVDGQLVWQKEA